The following proteins come from a genomic window of Pyxidicoccus sp. MSG2:
- a CDS encoding amino acid permease: MATTPDRERQLEEDAAQLQRLGYAQQLLRDMGGFSNFAVSFSIISILTGAVTLYGHGLRFGGPFVMGVGWPLVAVMTLAVAASLAQLASSFPTAGALYHWSAMLGGPRVGFFTAWLNTVGQFAITAGIDYGLAEFLADMLGLSRERGDVLPLYAAILVSHAVLNHVGVRVVAWLNDFSAWYHLVGVAVLIGALAALAPRQDAAFLLTRVSAESPSWYAYGFLIGLLQAQWTFTGYDASAHISEETRDPTRNAPWGIFLSVAVSAVVGYVLLGAVTLAIHDLPAAVAAPNPFLYVLTNALGPAIGGALVWVAIGAMWFCGLSSVTSNSRMLFAFARDNGLPGSRWLKHVSPRFRSPSVAVWVSVVAAFVVALWAQAYAAMVALSTLALYASYALPIWVGWRARRSGTWAHQGPWDLGRASPWVNAVALAWCAVIMVLFVLPPNQLAGYTFAGALVLLGLYWGLVQRHTFKGPQVTLLRPPSARATSEARSSPSSG, from the coding sequence ATGGCCACCACTCCGGACCGTGAGCGCCAGCTCGAGGAGGATGCCGCCCAGCTCCAGCGGCTGGGGTACGCGCAGCAGTTGCTGCGCGACATGGGCGGCTTCTCCAACTTCGCCGTCTCCTTCTCCATCATCTCCATCCTCACCGGCGCGGTGACGCTGTATGGCCACGGGCTGCGCTTCGGCGGGCCCTTCGTCATGGGCGTGGGCTGGCCGCTGGTGGCGGTGATGACGCTCGCGGTGGCGGCGAGCCTCGCGCAGCTCGCCTCGTCCTTCCCCACGGCGGGCGCGCTCTACCACTGGTCCGCCATGCTCGGCGGGCCCCGGGTGGGCTTCTTCACCGCGTGGCTCAACACGGTGGGCCAGTTCGCGATTACCGCCGGCATCGACTACGGGCTGGCTGAGTTCCTCGCGGACATGCTCGGCCTGTCCCGCGAGCGCGGGGACGTGCTGCCGCTGTACGCCGCCATCCTCGTCTCCCACGCGGTGCTCAACCACGTGGGCGTGCGCGTGGTGGCGTGGCTCAACGACTTCTCCGCCTGGTACCACCTCGTTGGCGTGGCGGTGCTCATCGGCGCGCTCGCCGCGCTGGCGCCGAGGCAGGACGCCGCCTTCCTCCTCACCCGAGTCAGCGCGGAGAGCCCCTCCTGGTACGCGTACGGCTTCCTCATCGGCCTCTTGCAGGCGCAGTGGACCTTCACCGGCTACGACGCCAGCGCCCACATCTCCGAGGAGACGAGAGACCCCACGCGCAACGCGCCCTGGGGCATCTTCCTGTCCGTGGCCGTCAGCGCCGTGGTGGGCTACGTGCTGCTGGGCGCGGTGACGCTGGCCATCCACGATTTGCCCGCCGCCGTCGCCGCACCCAATCCGTTCCTGTACGTGCTGACGAACGCGCTGGGCCCGGCCATCGGTGGCGCGCTGGTGTGGGTGGCCATTGGCGCCATGTGGTTCTGTGGGCTGTCGTCGGTGACGTCCAACTCGCGCATGCTGTTCGCCTTCGCGCGGGACAACGGGCTGCCCGGCTCGCGGTGGCTGAAGCACGTGTCGCCGCGCTTCAGGAGTCCGTCCGTGGCGGTGTGGGTGTCCGTCGTGGCCGCCTTCGTCGTGGCGCTGTGGGCGCAGGCGTACGCGGCCATGGTGGCGCTGAGCACGCTGGCGCTCTACGCGTCATATGCGCTGCCCATCTGGGTGGGCTGGCGGGCGCGCCGCTCCGGGACGTGGGCCCACCAGGGTCCTTGGGATCTGGGCCGCGCGTCGCCCTGGGTCAACGCGGTGGCGCTCGCCTGGTGCGCCGTCATCATGGTGCTCTTCGTGCTGCCGCCCAACCAGCTCGCCGGCTACACCTTCGCCGGCGCGCTGGTGCTGCTGGGGCTTTACTGGGGACTGGTGCAGCGGCACACCTTCAAGGGGCCCCAGGTGACGCTGCTGCGGCCCCCGTCGGCACGGGCTACTTCGGAAGCGCGGTCTTCCCCATCTTCAGGATGA
- a CDS encoding RNA polymerase sigma factor, which translates to MGGRFTVKGTAILDEPTSPPRATAARDFDALLEAEQGGLLRLARRLVWDGEEARDLVQATLADAYEKRHALRDVKAGPAWLRSILVSRAMGHLRRRRVWTLVREALDFGPSHDLSPEEHFAGAERWRSFGRALRTLPAQQATAFTLRYLEGLDLDSIAGAMRIGRGTVRIHLYRALKKLKAADALEGDTP; encoded by the coding sequence ATGGGAGGTCGTTTCACCGTGAAGGGCACCGCCATCCTGGACGAGCCGACGAGCCCGCCGCGCGCCACGGCCGCGCGGGACTTCGACGCGCTCCTGGAGGCGGAGCAGGGCGGGCTGCTGCGCCTCGCCCGGAGGCTGGTCTGGGACGGGGAGGAGGCGAGGGACCTGGTGCAGGCCACCCTGGCGGACGCGTACGAGAAGCGCCACGCCCTGCGGGACGTGAAGGCCGGCCCCGCGTGGCTGCGCAGCATCCTGGTGTCCCGCGCCATGGGCCACCTGCGCCGGCGCCGGGTGTGGACGCTCGTGCGCGAGGCGCTCGACTTCGGGCCTTCACATGACCTCTCCCCGGAAGAGCACTTCGCCGGTGCCGAGCGCTGGCGCAGCTTCGGCCGCGCGCTGCGGACGCTCCCCGCGCAGCAGGCCACCGCCTTCACCCTCCGCTACCTGGAGGGACTGGATTTGGACTCCATCGCCGGAGCCATGCGCATTGGCCGGGGCACCGTCCGCATCCACCTCTACCGCGCCCTCAAGAAGCTGAAGGCCGCCGACGCCCTGGAAGGAGACACCCCATGA
- a CDS encoding GNAT family N-acetyltransferase, giving the protein MSAPEIRRIPAVETRPLRHAVLRPHQSPNMVVYPGDEDLDTVHLGAYAASRLVGVASVYREPPPDALRTTTAWRLRGMAVDPTLRGSGHGAALLRACMEHARGQGGTLAWCNARATATGFYRSLGFSQKGDAFELPGIGLHLFMWRTLESSR; this is encoded by the coding sequence GTGAGTGCCCCTGAAATCCGCCGCATTCCCGCCGTGGAGACCCGTCCCCTCCGCCACGCCGTGCTCCGCCCCCACCAGTCGCCCAACATGGTCGTCTACCCCGGGGATGAGGACCTCGACACCGTCCACCTGGGCGCGTATGCGGCCAGCCGCCTCGTGGGGGTGGCCTCCGTCTACCGGGAGCCGCCACCGGACGCCCTTCGCACCACCACGGCGTGGCGCCTGCGGGGCATGGCGGTGGACCCCACCCTGCGGGGCTCCGGCCATGGCGCCGCCCTCCTGCGGGCCTGCATGGAGCACGCCCGGGGCCAGGGCGGCACCCTGGCATGGTGCAACGCCCGCGCGACGGCCACGGGCTTCTACCGCTCGCTCGGCTTCTCGCAGAAGGGGGACGCTTTCGAGCTTCCCGGCATCGGACTGCATCTCTTCATGTGGCGGACCCTGGAGTCTTCTCGATGA